The Episyrphus balteatus chromosome 3, idEpiBalt1.1, whole genome shotgun sequence genome segment GTTTTAATCGTAGTAtataaatgtaataaaattgtattaaaaatataaaaagtcatTTAATCTAACAATTTTTAGATTTATCACAGAAAAATTGTTACTGTTTGTCGTAACATTTTAAATTAGCAGTTActatttgaatcatttatttcagGATCGGATGTAAGGGCATCTTGGATATTTCTCAATTCACTTTTATCAGCCATCAATTCCGATTGTTCTTCAAATATAAGTTTTCTTAAGTCCATTACATTGTCGATGCTATAatagaagaacatttttttttttttttgaaattttgaaacacatttttacggaaaaataaagtACATTTACTTTCATGCTGTAACTACTCTCttcgaaattcaaaaaattagaagGGTATACAATGGTGTTATTTCTCTTGCGAACTCATTAAAGTTCTTAAAGATTCCAGCTTAAGAATTCCCAATCTAATTAGGGTATTAACTATTGGTGAAAAATCTGGTAATAGTGCAGCTTGtatcaaaaaatataagaaatccgtaaaaatgattattaggAGGGACAATTAATAGGTTCTtaccaaaaattttatacaaaaatggtAACGTAAggatatgtatttttattgaaaaattaaattttaaggatAGAATTCTAAGGgtacggccacgtcctgagcggctgagcatctgagcgtcaatcctgagcGTCAAAACTAAATTATAACGTATGAATATGTATGGGGGTGGCCACATACaccctgagcggctgagcgtcaatcctgGGCGTCTGAGCGACGTCGAACAGCCGCTCAGCTCTgttctatttctttttgaaatccTGAGCGGCGAACTACATTTTATTCTAAATTATCACGAACATTTTAGTAAATGGTGAAAATTATggtttcttttgaagaaaaatattaaaaactattattttttcgttaaaataaaaaaaaaataaacaggccccgacaggaatcgaacctgggactcGAACCTTTATCTTTTtaagaagctacagcctaaacggatagatcaattctcttcaaacttggtatgtagcagtttttggggATTGTGCAGATGATTCGgtatgcaaataatttttttagaaccttAACTAACGACACATGTGATGCACCAATACCGTTTCCCGAACGTGTCCATTATTTAGTCACTTACCTAAAACTCCCCATCTGTTTGAGTTTCTCTTCCTGAAACTTAAGCGATTGCAACCTCAAACTATGAGCTTCTCTAGTAGCTTTAGCCCACTGGTGTTTGTAGAAGTTCTTCGATTTCTCTATTTCAGAAAAACTTTCTGATTGTTGTCtctgtaaacaaaaaacaataaaataaatgttcatATATAACACAAGCATTGAATTTTCTATTACCAAATCATGCAATAAACCAACAAGCTGTTCTTTTGGAACGTAATTCTTTCTTAATTCTTTAATTTCTTCTTctaattctttgactttttcgTTAAGTTTAGAGCACTCTTggtctttcatatttttttcatttaataattGCTTATACTCTAAGTCATGCAACTTTTTTTGATAATCCATTTCATCTTTAATTCTTCTCGCCTTTTCTTCAATTTCCATGAATTtgatggtgtattttttatctaattcgtatttgtttttttctaaagctcGTTCATTATCTAAATGCTTTAAATTCATTGATCGAACTTGAGCATGGGTTATTTCTAGGGATTCTGTCATACGATTGCACTCGTCAAGTTTATCTGTTAGGCTTTTAGCCAAGGCTTTTCTTTGTAGTTCCCATTCGattgataatttatttaaatgtaggatttctttttgttttaattcggACAAGAATTCactcatttgtttatttttccaaTCTTCTAATTCGGTAATCATTTCATAAGCAACATCATCATTTAtagttttttgtgattttaattTGTAGTTAATAAAAGTGTCTGATCTGGAGGACTTTGGGTTATCTTCTTTTTCTCGATTGATTCGATGAGATATACTGCGAGTTTGAGTCACTTTTCGAGAATTTTTTACATTCGTTATTGTGGGGGGTAATTCAACACAGTCGTCCTTATCACCCATATCTCCACGGGCTTTTTTGTCTATTATTTCTGGTATCCAACGATTTGATTGGACTTCAGCTGGAACGTAggtcaaacaaaaaacatattcaACTACAGGCCGAGCGGGTGActctaaaatatcaaaaagcgTTGCGAAAGAGAAAGATTCCTTAACCTCCCATACATTGCTTCCTTTCAGTAATTCCAGAGACGAGGGCATTAGATCAATTAATTTGAGTGTGTAGtttccttaaacaaaaaattgtcaattCAAATATGGAATTAGAAACAACGAATAAGGATTTACCTATAATATTTTCGTTGTAGTACAAATCGACTGGAATGTAAAATATACGTCTCAAGTACTCTTTTAAACTCTCTAatgatgatttaaaatttactgTTATCTTTTCATTTATATTATAGACTCTATCTGTATTTGGAACAAGAATCAAATCCGATGGACTACCCATAATGTCGTAGTGAAAGCGAAATACTGGATTTACATTGCCTCCAACCAATTCCTCcaaatttttggcgtttttaaAAGTCAGAGTTAGAAAAAAGGTGTCAATATCGTTGGGGTTATTTCCAATTTGTAGGCGGCATTCATCTTCCAAGAGATTAACGTAAATCCCTGATTGAGATTTTAACATCAGCGATGTTTCTGTTGGTTTGATGTAAATTGAGTCGGAACTTTCGATGGGCTTCTAAAATTGAGAcggaaattttttattaaaatatttagatttgccatgaaaataaaaacttttaccactAAAAGTAGGTTcctacacaaaaatttaaatagtatAAATCTAATTTGTAATTGTATTTTTGGTTAtattagtcaaataaaaaatcccctgaggaAGCTGGAAAGAAACCGGCGAAACGTAGGGTAACAAAAAGATGAATTAGTGTTTCattaattgcatccaaaaataaaGATCATCAAAGCccaaataaaatctaaaaatttaaatttcaatcatatgatcaaaaattcacataaaaaaaaaaacatttatagaaAAACGCCGagcttttaaattattcaaatcGCAATGTTTGATCAAAGTCGATTCAATAACAAGATTGCAAGTTTATATTGTCCTCAAAAAAGGACGCTCAACATCGacgtattgaaaaaaaaacgtcaccatggactttgtatataaaatctatagtactatcatgaagtgcaattttttagtttgttcgttacctgagtggtcgcgagggcgcttagatcgaattaataataggagtaaggagatgagatatacatttctgtttgaaatttgacatattttttagttcgttcgctagcttacttttttggtggcgctgttttttttcatgatagtactatagattttatatacaaagaccATGGACAGCCATACCTTCGGCTTTTCCTACATAGGGTCTGCTATAAACACATGCAATAATACCAGCTCTAAGATGAAACGgaggatttgtttttttttttataaaaacccctttagtggttttgggtacccttaaaGGAGATACAGAtgtaaattgatttaaaagttctgaacattaaaatgggaggAAAAAATTGAGACGCGTGCATTTCATATTCTCGTAGTAcggctaaagaaagaatctctgtaatATACGGTACGTCTGAAATTGGGCCCAAGTGTAAACTTatgggcattccttgaagtacgagtattacggttgaaaaggcattcgatagacaaccacgagatctgatatgggtgtccctgagacagcgaggggttccggaagtctacgtgcggatgatcaaggacatgtacgaggaagtaaaaacgaaggtaaaatgccccgcaggagtcaccgaagagttcccaatcaaagtcggtgtgcaccagggaagcgtcctgaGTCCTTTGCTATTTATTACAGTCCTTGACTTCCTGCTTGAAGGAAAAGTGACGGATCCGAAAgtgaatcagttattctttgctgatgatggagccatcataagtgaagatccaacatccttgcaacgagcacttgatgtgtgggtggatgttctggaaGAAAGTGGGTACCGGATaggcgcgaaaaagacagaatatctctgctgtccattttctgacccagacggccctattccggacatttacctgaatggaacaagtgcgaaaagttcaaatatcttggatctatgatcaacaaccaagcttcttgtgatgacgacatcaatcaccgaataagtgtagggtggatgaagtggcgcgaaaactctgccatcttctgtgaccgaaaaatgcccccttaactgaaaggaaagctctatactgcagttgttcgcccagcacttacatacggttcacaatgttggacaatgtacagaacgtatgagagtaaactgacagcagctgagatgaaaatgcttcgtatgacagcaggagtaacaaagcttgatcgaatcagaagcaagaaaatccgaggaagccttcacgtcaaaaacaccatcttggataaaatacagcatgaccgtttaagctggtactgtcatgtacaaagacgaaaccctgagaacccagttcaaaaggcgatcgcttacgacgttccaacgcaatcgcgaagaagaggcaggcctaagaactcatggagaagacaaatgcaacgacaactgcattcaattggccttagacatggaacaattcaaaatcgagaagcctgccgacgtttcctgaggtcaacccggcgaaccccacatgcggagccgtagtgtgaagcagtagagtgggagagttgtgaccccatccgaaatcatgactatcgtcgataatggagaagaagaagacgagtattacggttgaacTGCTCAACGGGAGGAATGCATCTAGCTATATCatttgaacatttaaaaaaaaacgaaacctaTGAAATAGGGACAGACATAATACATCCCGGCAGTGCTCAAGAGATGAGATTGTATCCGTAAGGAACATATCACCTATCATTTCAAAAGCTCTATTTTGGATTCTGCCCAAATAGTTCAAGTGGCTTTTAGGAGCATATGCCTATATAGGGAAATTATACTTTAGCTTTGGACGAATAAATGCTTTATAAATTGTAGCATTTCGCAGAAAGTTTTGGCGGCATTGAATATGTACTCATTCAATAGAAGATGGTTTGTAAGGGACATTCCTAAAATCGAAAGCTGTTCAGTTTCCTGGATGTAAGTAACATTCATGGATAGCAAAGGGGGAGGGTTtcgttttaatgatagtaagcagcattatTATTCCCTATTGAGGTCAGAATTTAATAACCTTATCTCATTTTGTCGTCAAAGTTCTACATCCTaaggacatgggtgtgaatcCTCAAATGAATATGAAAAGCTAAGGGTTCTATCATCAGCGAAACAATTAAGTGGACTAGAAGTGTCAGAAAGCACATGATTAATAAAAATGAGGAAAAGATTCGGAGACAAAACGGAtccctggggcacaccagcgtttataTTAACAGTTTCAAACTTGAGTCCATCCAATACAACTTTAATTGAACGATTGGAAAGGTTATTtctaatgaaacaaaaaagagaTTCATCGATAACGAATgcaagcattttcgataagaaagcttgatgccaaactctatcaaatgctttAGAAGTATCaagtgaaaaaattttactttatccaaaacgatgtaaagatttgttccactgatcgGTGAGATAAACCATCAAATCACAAATGATATTGCTGTGAAAGCCGTACTGTCCGTCATTAAGAATCTTCTTTAGCTGGAAAGTAATgagcgtttccatgaccttggaaagcaTGTGAGTGTAATCGGACGATAGTAAGAGGGTGAGgaggattcgccttttttagaaaaaaagctggacaaatgctgttttCCATCCACTCGGAACGAGTCCAGTAGAGTAACACAGATGAAAAAGCTAATGCATTGGTTTTGCCAGCTTAGAACAAAATCGTTGAGACTCTTCCAGTTTGCTTTCCCGCATTGCCAAACAGTTCTATTTAgtattatttgttaaatttgaccaattttttaatgtaattattCCACTGTTGTTAGGCTGTTTTGgtccacaaaaagaaaatgcgaataaaaacaagttttatccCATTATTTTCCCAACGTTTCGTAAGTGCTTCCTTACTTCATCAGGggtatttattcaatttaattactCTTAAACATAATACGTATATAATTTGTTTCCCTTTTGCTCCTATTGCATAAATCCCGGAGACAGCAAAATTCAAATATGACACTTATATCACAGCTGGGTATCAGGTACTTTCTATTTATTGTGTTTCTATttagtgttttttctttaactggattTTCGAGGCATGAGAAAGAGCAGATATGGCACAGTGATCTGACTTGCCTAAAGGCTTTAAAACACTAACAGTGTATTTATCAGGATCAGAGGTAAGAAACAAGTGTTTTCAGCTCGACTAACAACCTCCGAAATTCGAATTGGCTCATCAACTAGCTGAGTTAGGAGGTTTAACTCAGCGAAGATCCCGACATACATTCCTTCGGATGTTTTTTTGACCAGAATAGAAGAGTGACGAAGAATTGTGTAGATTGAAATCGGCCGTAATGACGATTTCAGTGTAAGGATAAAGTTCTCCCAAAAAAGAATACTTAAATTTTGACTCTTTCAAAACTcccatttttaatatttgtggCCGTTTCAATATTATATTGAAATAGTGCAGgtacaataaaaatttaatttactattaaaaaaaattaaatgaaaacaaaaaacagaacgACTTTTTAAGGAGCAAATAGTTCAATGTCAGTGGGCGGAGATTTGGTGtggttattttttatgaaactttaAACTGTCTGGTTCAGAAGGTATTGAATTATGACGCCATCCCCATACAACCCAAACCACTGTGCAATGGATTGTAAGCCCACCTTAAAACATTGGTCACTCTAAGTAAATAAGTTAGTAAGTGTTTTATTTGGATTATCTTTTTAAGAGattatttgataattttgtaaataattaaaGCTGGAActgaataaaacaaatatatgagttttttttctcGACGAAAATAACTAATCGGACCGATGTTTTGAACAATTTCTTGTTCACTTACCGGATCCATAAAGTCTTCCAGTTTTTCCGCATCTATGAGTTCTTTTGTAGTTATTATGGCGGACAAGTATAGTTCTGGTTTAGCTTGACGCCATTCACGTGCAAGACCACATAGTTTATGCCAATGAAGCTTAatctaataaaatatgtaagAGAGTGTCCAAACTATACTTATCATTTGTTGTATAGTATTTTATTCAAACCTGGAGGTTTTTGGGTGTCTTGACGACTTGCAAAGATCGTATAGGAAGTAGAATGAATCCAATAGTCTTCAATACTTCACTGTCGTTTTTAGTTGTTTTatgaaaacattcaattttaattGGCCGATTATCTGTTTTCATTCTTAAATACAAATCAACttaatttaataaagaaaaagaaaattatcaaacaattttattgcttACCTTTTCAAATCATCATATTTACATTCCCAGATGCAATTACTGTGGAAAATTGTTGCACCTTCGGTGTTATGACCAATTACTTCGAATTTTACACCATTTAAATTTGCATTTAGTGTTAGatcattattattaatatttaaacgAATTCCtttacaaataaattcaatcaaattcaatgtttttttttagtttttttttatttgcttaccTTCAATGATGTGTAAAACTATGCAATATTCGGTATTATTGTCCATTAATGTATAATTTAAAAGTCTATATGGTTTTATTTTGGGTGGTAgaataataattgaaattatttaaaatagttttacaaATATTCGCTTTTTAAGTTGAGGAAtgtaaacataaacaaaaatttatgaaaatattttttgtttttaaaataaattgtcaaaaaaatctcTTAAGCGATTTTAATGCACTCTGGTGGTGATgttgttcaaaaattattataagggTATGTGTACACTCTGTcgttttgcaaaattcaaaaagtgttcaCTCCGAAGCAAATTCTAAAgttgaaaaaggagtgaattttCGGACTGAACAAGTTTTAGGAATGAAGAGAGTgttaagtcagctattacactcaaatttgacgtttctcttctGCTTTTATTTCCATTAGTTTCCATGAACGCATTCTACcaccaacaaaaaaaggaaacgaAACTGCAAGAAAGGAAAAAGAGGAAATAGCCGTAAAAAATTGTCCCAGAATTTTAACCTGTAACTCTCCGGTCGGAGAATTTTCTTCACAACCATTATGTTTGAAAATAGGAGCGccacccaactagcacaacagcttctttaAATTGAGAtgcagcttgtattgagcttgcttcagaatttaattgcttatagaagttcgaacttgtttaacaacttctaataagttctTTAattactgttaaagaaacttgaacgaaaaaagcttgttttcggaaaagcctgcttaatgaatttatagaagctttacagaaattaccaaaatAAGTATATGAGTTTTGGTtgtgatattgaataatctagctggaacactttttggttttgacattgaataatttagctcggacattttttattttgacatttctgctatttgaactgattaagtttttgacgtGGCTGACTGGCACGAAGCAGATACgcagttcgattcctgggtgtggtaaaaaaatgatatacttttaaaattattatcaataggtctactaaaaactaatggaaaaatatatataatttcagatcaaaagataaaattcatgataaaaaccagttaaaaaagaattctttttttttttgcagttgtttttttaatttcgataagacatgtatttaagagctatacaagctcttccgaagttatttgtcaaatctcaaagcttaggtacagcttcggtaaagcttcgtttaaaattcttatagagattcaaacttgtataacgttctcctttttccatgcccaacaaccttactaaagtttaaaagaagctgaaatgtagcttttgtaataccttaaccgaagctgaaatgttagttgggatcCGAAAAACACTTTCTTCGGTTAAGTTTCATTGACagtatttaaacattttattagaagatgttaaacaagttcgaacttctataagcaaatAAAACTCTGAAGAAGGCTTTATACAAACTCTATGAAAATTAATACCagcgagatttcaatttacagaagctgttgtgttagTTGGACAATATGGGTGCAGATTTTTGTATATtcatctcattttttttttatttatttaaagtggCCGTTGTAACCTATTATACCATCTTATTAtattcaagcctggtacgctgctcgcgctaaattttagctcccacaCAAATTATCGaacatttttagccgagataaaatggatcccatacaagttatcgataacttgtatgggaaaattatctcggctaaaattagctgcgttcctttggaaatatttatctacttttaagtacttaaaactactttgatctactttgctatactgaaaaagtagttcaaagcagctttaagtactaaaaagtagataaatatttccaaaggaacgcagctattaagcgcgaacagcgtaccaggcttcaacaaaaaaattttttttaccgaatttccactttaaaaatatctcactTCGAAACAATTTAATGATTGTGAATTAATATTTCTAACTTATAAattcacaattaaaaatattaccaTCTACGAACCTGCCCCAATATCATTCAAAGTAATATTCCTATTTCTTCATCACCCTGTTTTTTCCCCACAAAAGGCGGTCgacttcttttttctttttttccctACCATCCATCAGCAGCAAAAACTCGATGTATATTAGTATTAGTGTCCATTCTGTGTaggttaatttcaaaattcggTTTTGTCGTGCGTGCGAAGCAGCAGTGCTCTTCTTGTAGttggttttgtttaatttttatgttcctttatttaaataaaaaaaaaagaaaaatgataacaatttaaaagaaTACCAATTTTCAATTAAGTGTCGGTTActgtatttgcaaattataagCATTAAAAACTTTCGTCGGGAAAAAATTCCAAGGTGATTTGatatctaaagaaaaaaaagtcaaatttgcaCAGAAttcctattgaaaaaaaaaatcagttcacAGTGAAGAATTTTTCTTGTACCCTgtcaaaatgtataaattgtTGTCTCATTCGCGGAAATAatattttcctttttatttacAACGATAAAAGAGTACCAATCTATTTATCAAAGGTGTTTTCTTCTGACGGAAAAAATGTGAGTAAGCATGAATATAATTCCGACGCCCAACTTATAAATTAGAAAGAAACAACCATAAAACATTGGTTGTGTGTACATACACAAAATTCCCCTCATTCATTCGACCCCCTCAGAGTTAGTTCTATCCTTTTCTCACTTACAGCTTAACAATtgtaatagagtgaaagaaaaatcATAAATGAACCATCATTTTGATCATGgtgaatgaagaaaaataatGGCGAgcacaaagtttggacgtagtTTTGTTCACcggtaacaaaaatttttgactattttgtggatttcttttataaaaaactagaaaaaaacatttaaatttaccGGAAAAATGCAGTTAAATCAATAACCATTGTGTTTTGGTGAAGTTTTGAGAAATGTGCTgtgatttttgttaattttcttttttttctgtcctgAAGAAAGAAAGTTCTTCCCATCTTTAGTTCTgtattacttctttttttttctttcttctccCGTCATCCTCGTCGGTGGTGCCATCGTAGTCATCAGCCCCTTCTTCAAACCCTTTcacctttttgaaaaatccttgATATTTTCTTGTTCTAGATTTTTGTTAATCAATCTGTATAATAATGTCTTGTGATCCAttcaaaatgataaataaaagtGACTTGAAATGATTtattatagtggagtaactaaagctcaaaaattggcaatattagggaaccctgccgaacagcttagattttgatgatcttttttttcaaacgtcggtaattaaaaatactttaaagtctatagattaaaaattgccggtgttgccgttttgattttttaaattttattgaagatttttgtgaacaaaaaattttttttttcaaaaatttttttttaaatttcataaattaattgatgccaaaagattgtctaggaaatttaaggaaaaaaaatatataggagtgAAGGCCAATCTTTCATCGTTCAAGctatagatgcaattttcttattaattgacttcaaacacaaaaaaaaatatttgaacacaacggcaacacctacaatatttaaatgtacatttttaaaaagttagaagcttagtcatatttgtaaaattaaaattaagttaattgaattaaggacttttgaaagaatggtaactcaactcagattcttgaaaaaaaaattattgaaaaaattttaacatgtggtttttaaaactttttcgtaatataaaatgcattttttttttcaattttttttggccacatttattatgatttgaaattataaaaggaaatgtcaatatgtattacggtttatgaaaaaaattaaaaagtatttcattttcgaagaacttttttgaatagaagttttggaaaaaaatttaacttatttttttttttaagttcaacttctaaacataaaataattttttattaatttaataacccttactgttgaaagctaaatagcaaaaatttaaagttcttatttaccaaagtctttgagaaaatcaattatttcaatgcaaaaattcagtttttatcaaaaaaacccattgaaattgaagtaatttttaatttttttttttaaactgtaatatatattaccttttcctcttcggaattcaactgataatatttatggccaaaaatttttttaaaataaattcatattttattagaaaaagtttggaaaaaagtcatttaaaattttttttttttaacatttttttttaaattctgagtttgaggaccattttttcaaaaactcttcattaaatttagtggatttaaatttaagagataagaatgagcttctggctttttaaaaatgtattttaaaatattgtaggtgttgccgttgttttcaaaatattttttttgtgtttgaagtcagattgtgagaaaattgcatttatcgcttaaacgatggaagattgtcccttactcctttataatttttgtccttaaattacctagagaatgttttgctatcatttgttttgtgaaatttaagcaaaaaaaatggttttgttcaaaaaaaatttaattttaattttaaaaaacaatacggcaacatcggcaacttttaatctatagactttaaagtatttttaattacctacgtttgaaaaaaaaaatcgtca includes the following:
- the LOC129914760 gene encoding centrosomal protein of 120 kDa isoform X1, translated to MDNNTEYCIVLHIIEGIRLNINNNDLTLNANLNGVKFEVIGHNTEGATIFHSNCIWECKYDDLKRMKTDNRPIKIECFHKTTKNDSEVLKTIGFILLPIRSLQVVKTPKNLQIKLHWHKLCGLAREWRQAKPELYLSAIITTKELIDAEKLEDFMDPKPIESSDSIYIKPTETSLMLKSQSGIYVNLLEDECRLQIGNNPNDIDTFFLTLTFKNAKNLEELVGGNVNPVFRFHYDIMGSPSDLILVPNTDRVYNINEKITVNFKSSLESLKEYLRRIFYIPVDLYYNENIIGNYTLKLIDLMPSSLELLKGSNVWEVKESFSFATLFDILESPARPVVEYVFCLTYVPAEVQSNRWIPEIIDKKARGDMGDKDDCVELPPTITNVKNSRKVTQTRSISHRINREKEDNPKSSRSDTFINYKLKSQKTINDDVAYEMITELEDWKNKQMSEFLSELKQKEILHLNKLSIEWELQRKALAKSLTDKLDECNRMTESLEITHAQVRSMNLKHLDNERALEKNKYELDKKYTIKFMEIEEKARRIKDEMDYQKKLHDLEYKQLLNEKNMKDQECSKLNEKVKELEEEIKELRKNYVPKEQLVGLLHDLRQQSESFSEIEKSKNFYKHQWAKATREAHSLRLQSLKFQEEKLKQMGSFSIDNVMDLRKLIFEEQSELMADKSELRNIQDALTSDPEINDSNSNC
- the LOC129914760 gene encoding centrosomal protein of 120 kDa isoform X2, with protein sequence MDNNTEYCIVLHIIEGIRLNINNNDLTLNANLNGVKFEVIGHNTEGATIFHSNCIWECKYDDLKRMKTDNRPIKIECFHKTTKNDSEVLKTIGFILLPIRSLQVVKTPKNLQIKLHWHKLCGLAREWRQAKPELYLSAIITTKELIDAEKLEDFMDPKPIESSDSIYIKPTETSLMLKSQSGIYVNLLEDECRLQIGNNPNDIDTFFLTLTFKNAKNLEELVGGNVNPVFRFHYDIMGSPSDLILVPNTDRVYNINEKITVNFKSSLESLKEYLRRIFYIPVDLYYNENIIGNYTLKLIDLMPSSLELLKGSNVWEVKESFSFATLFDILESPARPVVEYVFCLTYVPAEVQSNRWIPEIIDKKARGDMGDKDDCVELPPTITNVKNSRKVTQTRSISHRINREKEDNPKSSRSDTFINYKLKSQKTINDDVAYEMITELEDWKNKQMSEFLSELKQKEILHLNKLSIEWELQRKALAKSLTDKLDECNRMTESLEITHAQVRSMNLKHLDNERALEKNKYELDKKYTIKFMEIEEKARRIKDEMDYQKKLHDLEYKQLLNEKNMKDQECSKLNEKVKELEEEIKELRKNYVPKEQLVGLLHDLRQQSESFSEIEKSKNFYKHQWAKATREAHSLRLQSLKFQEEKLKQMGSFSCTITRFFTNS